From Klebsiella electrica, the proteins below share one genomic window:
- a CDS encoding dipeptide ABC transporter ATP-binding protein — protein sequence MDYPSALSPLLRVEDLHVSFPSKQGVTDAVKSLSFTVNAGEILALVGESGSGKSVTARTLVGLPGTGAQVQAHAIELLRHDGGVDDLLTRDSKTWQRIRGREIGFVLQDALTSLDPLRRIGQEVAEPILTHRLLPRVKVAERVQTLLTDVGIADAKNRAAQYPHQLSGGLRQRALIASALAAGPRLLIADEPTTALDATVQKQVLNIFKMLAEAGHGILLITHDLAVVANIADRVVVMRNGSQIEQGTTRNVLFAPQHPYTRRLLAAVPTAGTRGHWLSGQDPLGATLLPEPSTATDDRQAPVLKVNDVSVTFALPDGMPLRAVNRVSLAVARGETLGIVGESGSGKTTLGKIVLALQSPDEGEIQLLGSPWSKLPERERRPRRARIQTIVQDPLGSFDPQYSVEQLLEQPLRLHFRLSARQRQQRIEELLSLVGLSPDLLPRRPVSLSGGQRQRVSIAQALASEPDLLVCDEPVSALDVTTQAQVLDLLSSLQRRLHLSMLFISHDLGVVQHMSHRIAVMKAGEIVETGTVEQIFQQARHPYTRLLLSSVIREPVAPQEAVFITKRPRPSRPRAVKMSKTRYPVKRSTAPLK from the coding sequence ATGGACTATCCATCCGCGCTTTCACCTCTGCTACGCGTAGAGGATCTGCACGTCAGCTTCCCGTCAAAGCAGGGCGTAACGGACGCCGTCAAATCGCTCTCTTTTACCGTCAACGCCGGAGAAATCCTGGCGCTGGTTGGCGAATCGGGTTCCGGCAAATCAGTCACCGCGCGAACGCTGGTCGGGCTACCGGGTACAGGGGCTCAGGTTCAGGCTCATGCCATCGAACTGCTGCGTCATGACGGTGGCGTTGATGATTTACTCACCCGCGACAGCAAAACCTGGCAGCGTATACGAGGGCGGGAGATAGGTTTTGTTCTGCAGGATGCCTTGACGTCGCTCGATCCCTTGCGCCGTATCGGGCAGGAGGTCGCCGAACCGATACTGACCCATCGCCTGTTGCCGCGTGTCAAGGTGGCGGAGCGGGTTCAGACGTTGCTGACTGACGTGGGTATTGCCGATGCAAAAAACCGGGCGGCGCAATATCCGCACCAGCTTTCCGGAGGATTGCGCCAGCGCGCGCTGATTGCCTCCGCGCTGGCAGCCGGTCCTCGCCTGTTAATTGCCGATGAACCGACCACGGCCCTCGACGCGACGGTACAAAAACAGGTGCTGAACATATTCAAAATGCTGGCCGAAGCCGGACACGGCATCCTGCTGATTACCCACGATTTGGCCGTCGTGGCCAATATTGCTGACCGCGTCGTTGTCATGCGCAACGGTAGCCAGATTGAACAAGGAACGACGCGAAACGTCTTGTTCGCACCGCAGCATCCCTATACCCGGCGGCTACTGGCCGCCGTACCCACCGCCGGCACACGGGGACACTGGCTTTCCGGTCAGGACCCGCTCGGCGCAACGCTTCTCCCTGAGCCGTCGACAGCGACAGACGACAGACAAGCGCCTGTGCTGAAGGTTAACGATGTTTCCGTCACCTTCGCTTTACCTGACGGTATGCCGTTACGCGCGGTGAATCGGGTTTCATTAGCGGTGGCCCGCGGTGAAACGTTGGGTATTGTGGGAGAGTCCGGCTCGGGGAAAACAACCCTCGGGAAAATAGTGCTCGCCCTGCAGAGTCCGGACGAGGGAGAGATCCAGCTACTGGGCTCCCCCTGGAGTAAGCTCCCCGAGCGCGAACGACGTCCTCGCAGAGCGCGGATTCAGACAATTGTGCAGGACCCGCTGGGTTCGTTCGATCCTCAGTACAGCGTTGAACAGCTGCTTGAGCAACCGCTGCGGCTACATTTTCGCCTCAGCGCCCGTCAGCGCCAGCAGCGAATCGAGGAGCTGCTCTCTCTGGTCGGACTGAGCCCCGATTTGCTGCCGCGCCGTCCAGTCTCTCTTTCCGGCGGCCAGCGGCAACGCGTATCTATCGCCCAGGCACTGGCAAGCGAGCCCGACCTGCTGGTATGCGACGAACCGGTATCAGCCCTGGACGTAACCACTCAGGCCCAGGTTCTGGATCTATTGAGCTCTTTGCAGCGCAGGCTGCATCTTTCGATGCTGTTTATCTCCCATGATTTGGGCGTGGTGCAGCATATGAGTCACCGGATCGCGGTGATGAAAGCCGGTGAAATTGTCGAAACCGGCACCGTCGAGCAGATATTTCAACAGGCACGTCATCCCTACACCCGATTATTACTGTCATCGGTGATACGTGAGCCTGTCGCCCCCCAGGAAGCCGTGTTCATAACAAAACGCCCCCGACCATCAAGGCCGAGGGCGGTTAAGATGTCAAAAACCCGCTATCCGGTGAAACGCAGTACCGCTCCACTTAAGTGA
- a CDS encoding ABC transporter permease — protein MSSNSLKLPQCRRAAYRSPWLTPGTLLPAMIVVLLLLAVFFPALLTPHAPNDIDFAAVLQPPSLAHWFGTDQLGRDVFARVVYGTSLSLSIGVGATLLACAGGIVLGTAAALGPRISRQLLVRLLDILLAFPELLLALLAIAVLGRGPENTLFAVGLAAIAGYARLVRSQVLQVKLSGYVQHAVTLGESPLTIIVRHIIPNTIRPLLILATIGIGQAVLAASAMSFLGLGVTPPTAEWGALLSEGRNFLDSAPWVSLLPASVIALSVISITLLGRRLQTLLAKGSL, from the coding sequence ATGAGCAGTAATTCTCTGAAGCTACCGCAATGCCGACGGGCAGCTTATCGCAGCCCCTGGCTGACGCCGGGTACACTGCTTCCCGCGATGATCGTCGTGCTGCTGTTACTGGCGGTATTCTTCCCGGCGTTGTTGACGCCCCATGCGCCAAACGATATAGACTTCGCCGCGGTATTACAGCCTCCCAGCCTTGCGCACTGGTTTGGCACCGACCAACTCGGGCGCGATGTGTTTGCCCGCGTGGTGTATGGCACATCGCTGTCCTTGTCTATCGGCGTCGGTGCCACTCTGCTGGCCTGTGCGGGCGGTATTGTGCTTGGTACGGCCGCTGCGCTGGGGCCACGAATTTCACGCCAGCTGCTGGTACGTTTGCTGGATATTCTGCTCGCCTTTCCTGAGCTTCTGCTGGCATTACTGGCTATTGCCGTATTGGGCCGCGGCCCGGAAAATACGTTGTTTGCCGTCGGCCTGGCCGCTATTGCTGGCTATGCGCGCCTGGTACGCTCTCAGGTATTACAGGTCAAACTGTCCGGCTACGTCCAGCATGCTGTCACCCTGGGAGAATCCCCCCTGACGATCATCGTGCGCCATATTATTCCTAATACCATCCGTCCACTGTTGATTCTGGCGACTATTGGTATCGGACAGGCGGTACTCGCCGCCTCCGCCATGAGCTTTCTGGGTCTCGGGGTGACACCGCCCACCGCGGAATGGGGCGCGCTACTCTCCGAAGGCCGCAACTTTCTGGACAGCGCTCCCTGGGTCAGCCTTTTGCCAGCCAGCGTCATTGCGCTCTCCGTCATCTCCATCACGCTCCTCGGGCGTCGTTTGCAAACTCTTCTGGCCAAAGGCAGCCTGTAA
- a CDS encoding ABC transporter permease, with amino-acid sequence MMPGLAVSLKGGAKRLLTIVAVLWGAATLTFIAVKLIPGDPVSIIIGGGDAVVDPAFRAELIRKFGLDQPLWVQYLRYCGQALSGDPGISYQFRQPVVSVIGAALKQTLPLALSALVLALTLAIVNALATSGRQHRLRGLLSGVELILLSTPVYWIGILLLTIFSFKLQWFPVTGNEGIASLVLPALTLSLPLTAIFSQVLRDGLEEALAQPFALTVRTRGVSETRLRLLHALRHGALALSTLTGTLLAGVLGGSILTETVFGRAGIGQITLLAIENRDMPLVLGIVMFSAFLFVVINLILDALYLLIDPRLGVKESTDEQ; translated from the coding sequence ATGATGCCTGGATTAGCCGTTAGTCTTAAGGGAGGCGCTAAGCGCCTTCTGACGATTGTCGCGGTGCTGTGGGGCGCCGCAACACTGACGTTTATCGCCGTGAAGCTCATCCCTGGCGATCCGGTGTCGATTATCATCGGCGGCGGGGATGCGGTTGTCGATCCGGCGTTTCGCGCGGAGTTAATCCGCAAATTTGGTCTCGATCAGCCACTGTGGGTTCAATATCTGCGTTACTGCGGCCAGGCGCTCAGCGGCGATCCCGGTATCAGCTATCAGTTTCGCCAACCGGTAGTGTCAGTGATAGGCGCCGCATTAAAACAAACTCTGCCCCTGGCGCTCAGCGCGCTGGTTCTGGCGTTGACGCTGGCCATCGTTAATGCGCTGGCGACGTCCGGTCGCCAGCACCGGCTACGCGGGCTGCTGTCCGGCGTGGAGCTGATCCTGCTCAGCACACCGGTATACTGGATAGGTATTCTGCTGCTCACTATCTTTAGCTTTAAGCTGCAATGGTTTCCGGTTACCGGCAACGAAGGCATTGCCTCATTGGTACTGCCTGCTCTCACCCTAAGCCTGCCGCTGACGGCCATATTCAGCCAGGTGCTGCGGGATGGTCTGGAAGAGGCGCTGGCGCAACCCTTCGCCTTGACGGTACGCACTCGCGGCGTCAGCGAAACCAGGTTACGCCTGCTGCATGCCTTACGCCACGGCGCGCTGGCCCTCTCGACGCTCACCGGGACATTACTGGCTGGCGTACTGGGGGGATCGATTCTGACAGAGACGGTGTTTGGGCGCGCCGGTATCGGCCAAATCACGCTTCTCGCTATCGAAAACCGCGACATGCCATTGGTTCTTGGGATAGTGATGTTTTCCGCTTTTCTGTTTGTCGTCATTAACCTGATCCTCGACGCGCTGTATTTGCTTATCGACCCGAGGCTAGGCGTCAAGGAGTCTACCGATGAGCAGTAA